The genomic stretch TTAAATTAGCAAGAACATCAATTCTTCCTGGACTAAAGATTAAACACCTGTACTTTGACTAAGGCTGTTAATCTTTAAATCTAATTCCTTATCTTTGACATAGTGAATTAGAACTACTTTCACACCTGCAAGTCACTAGACTGAAAAAAGTTGTTTACCTGTGAATGCATGAATGatgcttttttattataatgtatgttctattacaaaatgtaatgcaaCACTTTACATTGGAGTGAGGGGAGGTGGGGGTGCAACAACCTGACACTTTCTTTTTGTGTGAGTCGCGTCATGCATGAGCAGTAGTACTGTATTGTACTTCGGATTTGTTAAACGACGTACTTAATAGGATTGGATTAAGTTTGGCCCTCCAGCGGCACCATAGAATTAGCTGTAACCAGGGTAGCAACGCCGTTAGCATTCAACAAGCTGTGTGTGCAGCGAGGCGGAGCGGGAGGCAATGTTTTAGCGCAGACTGTACTTTTATGTGTTAAACGGGGCAAAGATATGGATAGCTCTCACCGTGCTAACATTTTGTTAACTTCGTGTATCAAGACCCCGGTGAATCCGCAAACTAAAGCCCCAGCGGCTCTGTATGAGAGGGGCAGCGCTGTCCAGCAACACAGCCAGAGAGCCGAGCCGGCGGGCCAGATGGACAACCGGGATTACGAGGAGGAGGTAAAGATACCAAAAACTGCATAGGGTAGCATTTCACCTATAAAACAGCTGTTATTTCGTCTTATATATACAAGTAGAAGCTAAGATCTAATATTTCCATTTCGTATACTCCCCTAAGTCTGATCATTAAACTTTAGTGGCTTTAAAAACACACCACCACTGAATTTAATATCTTTGAGATTTTATGAAAAGGTGGACTGGTTATTTCTCTATAAATGGAACAGGAtccatcatttttttaaatgcatatatatatatatatatatataataacattatgaatagcctacaattgACAGTATAGATACGCAGAGGCTGTATTTAGATATTTAAGTAAACTGTACATTGAATGGCCCAATTGAGATATGCACATCTGCTAACTAAAGTCAGTTGCAACTACAAGCACATTAATTATATAACCATATAATtactttttgtattgtttgtattgtattgtattgttaaaaGTCAATACAATAAAGTGCTGTGATACGTCTCTCCAAAACTGAACTTTTGAACTTCCAAGCACTTTGCAAACACAATTTATTTGGACTGACCTTTAGACAGATTACTTTGGAAATACTGGTAGCTGATACTCATTTTCGGATGGGAAATGCATTTTGTTGAAATTTGAAAAACGATGCAATAATATggatttgttaaattaatacgtttttttttaagCTCTGTTTATTAATACAAAGTTTCTATAGTAATACAAGCCTATTGGCCTAATTGATAGTCAGATGTGTCTGATTGGACACTTTATGATTTAAAAGCTGGTTAATTAGACATTTTTCACTATATGATTAGTTCAGTTCTTGAAGGAATACTTGTATCAACACATTTAACTGCAATCAGTGAGTAATAAAGTTTTGTCCTTTGAATGTCCCATACCACGACACAATGTTCTTTATTGTTAAAGAACAAGACAATTAATTTCTACCCCTTTCCTAATGTGTAAAGCTTAGCTAATGTTAGACGCGTTTCAAAAGAAAGTGTTTAGGGATGTTAGTGTGATTCTGTTTTTTAATAGAGAGAAGGAAAACCCTTGTCTTGTTCTAATGTGTGTTTATGCACCCGTCCTCTTCAACATATAGGTGACAAAAGCAACCGTATAGTTCAGTTTCCAGTGTGTCCATCTTGGAATTCTGCAGAGCTATGCTCGTAGTATGAAAATCCTTCCTGAACCAAAAGCCTAATTTCTGATAGCATAGGTAATTGGATTGAAGTTAAACTGTCCTTCTGGAAAGATTTGGCTTCTATAATTTGTGACTAAATCGGGTCCTAATGTTTACCAGATTACCATTAGCACTCTGGAGATGTTAATCTGGACCATGCTGAACCACTACAACAGCAGAGCCCATAGGACTGACAGGAACCAGTCAATCTGAACTCTTACAGTCATATTCATATTAAGTTTACCATCATCCCTTTTAAATACGTATAAAAATGTCCAGTattcatttttgttattttaaattttaagttCCAAGTTTTCTCATGCACAGTATTGACTCTGtaatttttattgttgtttcaaataaatataaaaatatatacttatatataaattatgtataattataattatgtataatAATTCTGCTTGTTGAATTTAAGTGTTTTGTTAAATGCAtcttaatgcaaaataaatggtGCTACATTGATACCTGTATCCTATTGAGTGACTTTCtttcttaatgtattatttcttttttttctcttgaagAAAGTGTGTTCAAGCTGCCTTGTGTTAAGAAAACACATGTTCCTATTACCTTTGTTGCTAATAACATGTCCCCACTGCTCTGTGCCATATGGCCTCTTTAGCTGACAAAACCATCCCTAATGAGCTTTGCACTGTAATACTGAAAGGATATGCTGTCCAGAGAGTAGGCTTTCTCACTGATAAAGCACTTTAAGCCAGCTTAAAAATATTTGTTCTCCCCACTAACTCATGCTAAAGGGTATTATATGAAATATGTggaaaaaacatgaacaaaatATATGAGTTTCAACACATATTTCAATGAGCATGATGAAACACATATAATGTACTGCTTGCGATGCCACAGTTACTTTGCCCTCAATTAATAATGATAGGATAATAGCTAATTTCGATAAAAAACACATCCTTTGACAGCTGGACCTCGCCTGGCATCTGTAAGATCTTTTTAGTAGAATTACCATCTTGATCTTTTTCCACGTGTTGCAGAATGAGTACGTGTCGGATGCGTCAGAGtgtgaggagaggagagggagtccCTTGCTGATAAAGGACTACGTGGTGGGGGCGGAGCACCTAGACCTCCATGAATTCTACTTCTCTAATGAGGAGTACTACAGAAAGCTGGAGGAGCTGAAGAAAGCTCATTTGCAGACCATGTCAGAGCTTGAGAAGATGTATCGAAATAAACTGGATCTCAAAGGAGGGGAGCCACCTGAGAAAGACTGTGACATCTCCAAGCTGTCCAGCAGGTCTGTCCTCCATGGTACCCTCAGTGTTTGTCCACACTCTCTGTCAGAACCCCTAAAACTGAGACCCTTTTGAGGTCAACCATGCAGAGACAACCAAGAGAGTGGCACACTTCAAACTGAACTACCAATTGAAAACTGATATATTTAGTGTGAATTACAATGGTCACATTCATGTAGCGCACATTCTGCATGGATCTGCACTGCTACACCAATGGGATCGcgcaacaaaaacacaaccagTGCATTTTACAGCTGCAGAAAGTAATGTCAAGTTAGgatctttattatttatgtacacCATTATCTATTCCACCAATTGCTTATATCACCCAATCTTATTTAAGACATGATAGATGGAAACTTTGCATGGAGTTGAAAGCTATCGACATTTAAGCCCTATCTAATCTGTACTGTTTCTTTTTGTCAGATACCAGGGGAAGAAGAGTCCGATGCCAGCAAAACAACTTCTGAGAAAATCCTTTTCAGCAAACGAGCTGATTCACACCTTTGGCTCATTTGTGTCAGATATGTCGGATGAGGATGCAGCAGGCAACTGTGCAGGGCACATTGAAAAGGGACTCCTGTCATCTCCAAAGGAGCACATTAAAAGCATGTGGGATGGCTTCTTAGTGGAAGACTATGCATCCCATAAAAGACTACAGACATGTTCCTCGGTGAAAGAGCGgcagacaaaaaacaaatgcgAAGACTGGAACCCCAGGATCACTATCCCCAAGCCCTTCAACATGACAATCAGAGAAGCagaaaagaagaagaggagggtCAAGTCCAGATCCGAGATCGAGATGGAGAACTGCCTGCTCAAGAAGCAGGTCGAAGAGCTTGTGGAGTGTCAGAAGAAGTTTCGGGCCAGTCCGGTGCCCGCCCATGTCTACCTGCCTCTGTTTGAGGAGATCAATGAGCGCAATGAGGATAGGAGACAGTTCATCAGGGACAGGAACAGGGAGCTTCTGTTGGCTTCCCAGAAACCGTTCAGCTTCCTggagagggaaagaaagaagaaagaaatgagggaagCTCAGCTCAAAGACCTCACTCccaaaatggaaaagaaagcTTTCAAAGCAAAGCCAATACCAAAGTCTGTATACGACCCCACAGTGAGCGAGCGGATCCAAGAAGAACAGCTTTACCGGGCGATTAAGATGCAAATGAGGGCACAGGAGCTACTGCATAGCTCCTCCATGCCCAAAAGTATGGTGGCTCAAAGACTGGTGGGGAAAAAGAGAGACAGCCCAGTAGAAGAAGAGAGGGAACTGGAATTTCACCCAAGGATTAACACGGAGATACCTGACTTTGAGGCAAAATACAGGAAATTCAAGAAACAGCTCATGCACAAAAAGGATACCAAACCAATGACAGTTTGCGAACCTTTCCATCTTCGCACATCTGAGATCACTTCCCACAAAGATAAGATCCTGGCCGACATAGAAGCAGATGAAATCAAGTTGAAGGAGATGCGCTGGCCGTACATTGCTCCCACCAGTCCAGCCAAAGCTAGATGCTCCAGTCTCTGCTCCTCAGGAAGTGTGGAAAGTCTACCTGCCAAAATCACAGACACAGTTAAAAAGCGTCAAGACGCTGTGAGGTAAATGTAGGTAGTctttagcagctggtgtttGAAACTCATGTAATCAGACTGTGTGCCTagtatgtattaattaatatgtAGTTGAGTTCAGGTCTACAAAGTCTGCGTGTTTGTATCCCTGTGAAGAAGCTGACCTTCCAATACCATCCTTggtcctaaaaaaaaaaaaaaacattccctcaACATCCCTTCCTTGACCAGCCCCTCCTCCTTGCCCATTAATTCCCAAAGACACCGCCTCCGAAGAGCTCCTCCCCAAACACCGGTTTTGTCTTTCTAACTAGGAAATCGCTAGAACAGAGAAAAAGggcagaagaagaagaggagaaatGGAGAGCAATGCAGAGGCAAAGGGAGAGGAAACTCCAGAAACTGGTTTCAAAGCGCGCCCAGGCCAATGACCCCCACCAGGCTCTGGCCCAATCCAGCACGTCCAGACTGAAGCAGTTCAGGTACCAGGAAGAACTGACCAGCTCCGCTCTATCTAAGAGGGAACCTCCACTGTACTGGTGCCGAAATTGACGGCAACAGTCAGGTTTTAGACATACTTGTAGTAAGTGGTCATTTCACAGCCTGAGACTTTGAATGGGCAAAATATTAAACTGAAATAGTCATCTCTGATCACACATATATTGAAATGAAGTGTTTTGATtttgatattatttattttatgttggtttttttgGTCTAATTACATGCAGGAACCGGGAAATTGTCAAATGATGGATGAGCTATATTATTATAGCTCACTAAGTGTTGTCTGCAGAGAACAATTAAGGAGCATTATGGAAGTTGTAAAGCCTGTGCTAGGTATTTTGTAGGTTCAGCAATAATGTTATTTTAGCTATAAATGCAGTTCCATATTACTTTGAAATCAGAACAATAGCAAATATCTTCTCAGTTTAATAGATTAcctattaaagattaaagattaaacTACTCAGATTCCACAATTTGTTTTAGGGAATAATGATCATGTTATGTTGTTTCCAATCCAATTTAATTAACGGaataaaaagagaatgaaaTGTGCATAATTCTACATCATTTTGTCCAGTTGTGACCCTTGTGTCAATAAAAACATctttcaaaaaaaaaagttgtgctttatataaatacatctcCGTTTGTATAAAAAATATGCAGAACTATTCTCACCAGCTTTCACCTTCTCAATTATGATAGTCTCTTACTTCAATAGTTTGGTAATTTACAAGGCCCTGTTTCATTAGTGTAGTCATTGAGAAAGGTGATTGGCATCTGTGTTGGGTAGGAAACAAGACCAGCAGAGGAGAAAGGAGTACCTGGAGGAGATGAGGGAGATTCAGGAGAGAGTGAAGGGGCGACCTCTGCTTCTGGAACAAGTAGCACAGGTGGGGTTTGGACTTACAGACTGGTGGTCGAATGCTTTCCTGATtataatcacttttttttttttaaacaaatattggAAAGATTGATTTTACGGCATTGAAACGGTACTCATCAATGTGTCTGGTGTGTGCACAGCCTCGCATTTTAGtgatttgttttcccttttccaGAGGAACGCCAAGCAAGCCGTGGAGAGACGCTACGCTGAGAAACTGAAGGGGTACGGAATCAGTGAAGCATTTGTCAGCAGCAAAGCGCCAAAGGTTCAGAAACACTGTGAGGGATCCATCAGTGGAGTGTCCTTTTCCAGCGAGGATAAAGAGAGGTAGCTGTCATTTCAAAGAGAAGGGAGattaaatgaataattataACTTCGGACTGTTTGAACTTTCCATTTAATGAGCAAATCAGGGGTTGCGCTGCCTTGGTTCAAAGTGTTGTCCAGTGGATAATATGACTAACTGTAGCTTCTAACTTGATTTATAAGAAACCTTCTAAGACAGTACagctataaatataatttcaagATGCAGGATTTGTTCCTGAGATGAATACATTGATTTCTGTTACTTAAATCCTGAGAGttgatttcatgttttttgtagTGCTAAGGACAGTTCCCGCGCAGGGTCCAGTGCTGGGCTGGAGGAGTATCtggatgattatgaagatgtaGAAGATAACACTGATGAAAACAATGGCAAAAATGATGACAATCACCAGGGAAATGGTGAAGATAAGGGtggtgaaaaaaaagaaaccaggGAATCTAGCATTGGAAGTGATGCGGTAGATGAAGACGACCACCACAGCACAGATAAAGACAGTGATCACGAAGACTGATCCAAGACTGAATACcagagagatgcacagaaaTGGCATTTGAAACACATAGGTATGTCACTACTATTGCTTTGATCACAGATCGGTTCTGGCATGAATGCTGGGAAGGGTTTTTACTTTGATGAATCAGCAGTTACATTTTTTTGATACtttttcataaaataatattttggtcAACTATGtccaataataatatgcagctAGTACAGGCAAGTGAAACCTCTGAATCGGCTCTGAATCTAAATCCATTTAGACTCCGTAACAGATGTGCTCTATAAATTTGTGACAAGATAGAGGAATCTATTgtgttaaataatttattttgaaatcgaaagattttttttttttaaactgtttccTTCTCAGTTACCTATTCcattaaaagtatatttaatgtaAAGCAAATTGTAGCCCCAGGgatttgtaatatattgtagataTTCAGTTTTTATGTGTATGTAATAGCATTAAATCAGTTGGAGGCTTgaggtaataataattaactttaTCCAAAGTGATACAATGTGTAAAGATTCCAAATATGTTTTAGGATTGTTTATAATTTTTCACTATCTGCTGCTACAGAGTCACTTAAAACAAGTCCATCTCATCTGAAAGATGCAACACAAGGAGGTTAGGTAACATACTCAGGATAATAAGTGAGGCTTTAACCCGGAGGCTCCTGGTAATAAGCCCTTATCCTAAGCCACTGGGCTaccatgtaaaaaaataaaacaataaatatacagCTTGTATGCATATTCAGTTACCAAAGTCGCACACATAATTTTGGAATCTGGTCTCTTGTTTTCTCTTTGTGCAAAATGGGGTTTGTTTTACCCCAGCTCCGTCATATTCATCAGTTCCCAGTTAATCAGACCCCTTGTGGTTCGCAGGGTCTCTTCTTATTGATCTGAAATAAGATGGCATGTGCTGCCTAACACATGGTTGCAGAATTTAAGCCATGTCTTCTAATCTCAtgccacatttttttaaagtcctTCTGACGTGAGGCAGGGCATCGTCCACAAACCACCTCCGCGTGTACAGTATCACCATGACATCCAGAAGAAGATTACGCTCTCTTTTCCTACAAACAGAAACAGACACGTGTCAGTCCTTATGGAGATTAAACATGACATTGATTATTCAGCTAGAGGAATGTTTGAAATACCATATTACATTCtgctttgttttatattgttttacgTTAGAATCCCAAATTAAATGCTGTGCAGACCCAGCAGCACTATTGGAAGCGGAGAGCAATATTGAGAGATATTGCAATGGTTCTGTGCTCACGTGTTTATGTTTTTAGGCTGTTTTGTATATTCTTCATGTCATTATTTCACTCCTTTTAAAATTAatcatgcttttatttaaacaaaaggcCCTTACAACTGTTTGTAGATGTCCTTGTTCTTTAAGAGGTCACTGTCTTCCATTGAGGGGGCTGTTGACGGCTTTCCAGGGTATGTGGTTGTGCTACTGTGAAATCCACTGCAGCTGTTAAAACAGCACGTGCtctcttaaacaaaacaaacacaaacaacaataaaacacttGAACAGCATTTCTGCGAGTAAATGTATCCAAAacctaaatgaaaataaaaagctttctTGGAGCAGACGGAAAGTAAATTACCTTACTGAATCAAAAAAGCACTCACCACGGTGTCAGGctacattaaaatgcaaaacaatgatGCACATAAGAGAGATCAGGGTCTGCATTAACAGGCTAGATAACAGCACTGCAGATAGACAGTGTCTTTGCAAATTCTAACAAAATATCAAGGGGAACCACAAAAACACatggacaaaaaaaacaaacaaacaaccttGGCTGGTACTTAAACAACCCAAAACCATGAGTTTGAAGGAGGAGCACAGCGCTGCAGTGTGGTGTGGGTTTAGTCTTACC from Amia ocellicauda isolate fAmiCal2 chromosome 23, fAmiCal2.hap1, whole genome shotgun sequence encodes the following:
- the fam161a gene encoding protein FAM161A, whose protein sequence is MDSSHRANILLTSCIKTPVNPQTKAPAALYERGSAVQQHSQRAEPAGQMDNRDYEEENEYVSDASECEERRGSPLLIKDYVVGAEHLDLHEFYFSNEEYYRKLEELKKAHLQTMSELEKMYRNKLDLKGGEPPEKDCDISKLSSRYQGKKSPMPAKQLLRKSFSANELIHTFGSFVSDMSDEDAAGNCAGHIEKGLLSSPKEHIKSMWDGFLVEDYASHKRLQTCSSVKERQTKNKCEDWNPRITIPKPFNMTIREAEKKKRRVKSRSEIEMENCLLKKQVEELVECQKKFRASPVPAHVYLPLFEEINERNEDRRQFIRDRNRELLLASQKPFSFLERERKKKEMREAQLKDLTPKMEKKAFKAKPIPKSVYDPTVSERIQEEQLYRAIKMQMRAQELLHSSSMPKSMVAQRLVGKKRDSPVEEERELEFHPRINTEIPDFEAKYRKFKKQLMHKKDTKPMTVCEPFHLRTSEITSHKDKILADIEADEIKLKEMRWPYIAPTSPAKARCSSLCSSGSVESLPAKITDTVKKRQDAVRKSLEQRKRAEEEEEKWRAMQRQRERKLQKLVSKRAQANDPHQALAQSSTSRLKQFRKQDQQRRKEYLEEMREIQERVKGRPLLLEQVAQRNAKQAVERRYAEKLKGYGISEAFVSSKAPKVQKHCEGSISGVSFSSEDKESAKDSSRAGSSAGLEEYLDDYEDVEDNTDENNGKNDDNHQGNGEDKGGEKKETRESSIGSDAVDEDDHHSTDKDSDHED